One segment of Ziziphus jujuba cultivar Dongzao chromosome 12, ASM3175591v1 DNA contains the following:
- the LOC107408017 gene encoding non-functional NADPH-dependent codeinone reductase 2 has product MAIIIPECPLDSKAEKTIPLLGFGTAEYPFGTSSESMKEIILHAIKLGYRHFDSAALYQSELPLGDAIEDALKLGMVQSRNELFITSKLWCSDAHHDYVLPALQKTLKNLKLEYLDLYLVHWPVSVKPGEYELPVKKKDLVPIDINSVWEAMEECQRLGLVKSIGVSNFSIKKLEVLLSKANIPPAVNQVEVNPLWRQTKLREFCKEKGILITAYSPLGAKGTLWGTNWVMECEVLKEIAQNKGKTIAQVCLRWVYEQGVSLLVKSFNKTRMQENLEIFDWKLSAEECERINQIEQRKGFPGIEFISEEGPYKSLEELWDEQI; this is encoded by the exons ATGGCTATTATTATACCTGAGTGTCCACTAGACTCCAAAGCTGAGAAAACCATTCCACTCCTAGGCTTCGGTACAGCCGAATATCCATTCGGTACCTCCTCAGAATCCATGAAAGAAATCATTCTTCATGCAATCAAGCTTGGATACAGACATTTTGACTCTGCTGCTCTTTACCAGTCCGAGTTGCCACTCGGGGATGCCATCGAAGATGCTCTAAAGCTCGGCATGGTTCAATCACGAAACGAGCTTTTCATCACTTCCAAGCTCTGGTGTAGTGATGCACACCATGATTATGTCCTGCCTGCATTGCAAAAAACACTCAA gAATCTAAAGTTGGAATACCTTGATCTCTATTTGGTTCATTGGCCAGTGAGCGTGAAGCCTGGTGAATATGAATTGCCTGTCAAGAAGAAAGACCTTGTTCCTATTGATATAAATTCAGTATGGGAAGCTATGGAAGAGTGTCAAAGACTTGGCCTTGTCAAATCCATTGGAGTTAGCAACTTCTCTATTAAGAAACTTGAAGTGTTACTTTCCAAAGCAAATATCCCACCGGCTGTAAATCAA GTGGAGGTGAACCCTCTATGGCGGCAAACTAAACTAAGAGAATTTTGCAAGGAAAAGGGTATATTAATCACAGCTTATTCTCCATTAGGAGCAAAAGGAACTCTATGGGGAACAAATTGGGTCATGGAATGTGAGGTACTGAAAGAGATAGCTCAGAACAAAGGAAAAACAATAGCTCAG GTTTGTTTGAGATGGGTGTACGAGCAAGGGGTGAGCTTATTAGTAAAGAGCTTTAACAAGACAAGGATGCAAGAAAACCTTGAGATATTTGATTGGAAGCTAAGTGCTGAAGAGTGCGAGAGGATTAATCAAATAGAACAGCGAAAAGGATTTCCTGGCATAGAATTCATCTCCGAGGAAGGTCCTTACAAGTCTCTGGAGGAGCTTTGGGACGAGCAGATTTGA